One Desulfobacterales bacterium genomic region harbors:
- a CDS encoding tripartite tricarboxylate transporter substrate binding protein, producing MKRLSLVLVCILVVGGIVFGSQTPALSQDAATFYKGKTVTFIVPYSAGGGYDFYARFMAPHLEKYTGCTIVIKNKPGGGGVVGANLVYRAKPDGRTIGILNMTGSIPAQIAGAKGIDFDLMKFNWMARLNDEPQVFVVGTKSQYTSWNDILQSKETIKLASTGTVGSTYLDLLVLKLVYDIKHFDIVTGFSGTSDADLSVIRGELVGTASSVSSKIKKIEAGDFKPLLVIADEKVKGLENVPLIYDFPMSTEGKKIADTYIGIMNVSRAMMMTPGAPADRVAFMREAFKKTLTDPDLVQKAEKMDRPVSWLSGEKVLQFIERSFTEAPPLFVNELKQTMK from the coding sequence ATGAAACGTTTAAGCTTGGTTTTAGTCTGTATCCTTGTCGTCGGTGGTATTGTTTTTGGCAGCCAAACCCCTGCATTATCCCAGGATGCCGCAACTTTTTATAAAGGTAAAACGGTTACATTCATTGTCCCATACAGTGCCGGTGGCGGTTATGATTTTTACGCACGCTTCATGGCCCCGCATCTTGAAAAATATACGGGCTGCACCATCGTCATAAAAAATAAACCGGGCGGCGGCGGCGTGGTCGGCGCCAATTTGGTTTATCGCGCAAAACCGGACGGCCGCACCATCGGCATCCTGAACATGACCGGCTCCATTCCGGCACAAATCGCCGGCGCCAAAGGAATTGATTTTGACCTCATGAAGTTCAATTGGATGGCGCGTCTCAACGATGAACCCCAGGTCTTTGTGGTGGGCACCAAATCGCAATACACCAGTTGGAATGATATTCTGCAATCCAAGGAAACCATCAAATTAGCCTCCACCGGCACGGTCGGTTCAACCTACCTGGACCTTCTGGTACTGAAGCTGGTATACGATATTAAACACTTCGACATTGTCACCGGCTTCAGCGGCACTTCGGATGCCGACCTGTCGGTTATCCGGGGAGAGCTGGTCGGGACGGCATCTTCGGTCAGCAGTAAAATCAAAAAAATTGAAGCCGGCGACTTTAAACCGTTGCTGGTAATCGCCGATGAGAAAGTAAAAGGCCTTGAAAACGTCCCGCTGATATATGATTTTCCCATGTCCACTGAAGGCAAAAAAATTGCCGACACTTATATCGGCATCATGAACGTTTCCCGCGCCATGATGATGACACCGGGGGCCCCGGCCGACCGGGTTGCCTTTATGCGCGAAGCGTTTAAAAAAACCCTCACAGACCCCGACCTTGTCCAAAAAGCTGAAAAAATGGACCGCCCGGTCTCCTGGTTGTCTGGAGAAAAAGTCCTCCAATTCATCGAGCGTAGTTTTACGGAAGCGCCTCCCCTGTTTGTAAATGAGTTGAAACAGACCATGAAATAA
- a CDS encoding CBS domain-containing protein, whose amino-acid sequence MRIVTTHKNTDFDGLASLVAATLLYPGAVAVLPKIINPNIKAFLSIHKDLFSIHSIAECNMDAVDSLVIVDTNSWGRLDGFQKLRQDDDLEIILWDHHAGEGDIQASWECREAVGANITLMLRNIKKEKMQLTPMQATLFLAGLYEDTGNLSFPSVTAEDAYAAAYLLETGADLHVLGSLLRPVYGQKQKNILFQMLQTAERIKVNGFTISINKLEIEGHVGRLSVVVNMYREIVNVDAAFGIFSDKDRHRSIVIGRSNIELLDMGGIMRELGGGGHPGAGSAMLKSIEPDAVARIIKDSIQGHQQTAIKISDLMSFPVLSVSSETSMREVALILREKGCTGVPVVDAGRLAGIISRRDFRKIRKDDQLTAPVKAFMSKKIITTEPANNPMEAIRLMVKHDIGRLPVLENGRIIGIITRSDAMRYFYDLLPD is encoded by the coding sequence ATGAGAATTGTCACAACCCACAAAAACACCGACTTTGACGGGTTGGCTTCACTTGTGGCTGCAACCCTTCTTTATCCGGGAGCTGTGGCCGTACTGCCTAAAATCATCAATCCGAATATCAAGGCTTTTCTCTCGATCCATAAAGATTTGTTCAGTATCCACAGCATCGCTGAGTGTAATATGGATGCAGTGGACAGCCTGGTCATTGTCGACACCAACAGTTGGGGACGTCTGGACGGTTTTCAGAAGCTCCGTCAAGATGATGATCTTGAAATTATACTGTGGGATCATCATGCCGGTGAGGGGGATATCCAGGCAAGTTGGGAGTGCCGCGAAGCGGTTGGCGCTAACATCACGCTGATGCTGCGAAATATAAAAAAGGAAAAAATGCAGTTGACGCCGATGCAGGCCACTCTTTTCCTGGCAGGACTGTATGAAGATACCGGCAACCTGTCCTTTCCGTCCGTAACAGCGGAAGATGCCTATGCGGCTGCTTACCTGCTGGAAACCGGTGCGGATCTGCATGTGCTGGGATCGCTGCTGAGGCCCGTGTATGGCCAGAAACAGAAAAATATCTTGTTCCAAATGCTGCAAACAGCAGAGCGCATCAAGGTAAACGGTTTTACCATCAGCATCAATAAACTGGAGATTGAAGGCCATGTCGGCCGCCTGTCGGTCGTTGTCAACATGTATCGTGAAATCGTTAATGTGGATGCTGCTTTCGGCATCTTTTCCGACAAGGATCGGCATCGAAGCATCGTGATCGGCCGAAGCAATATCGAACTTTTGGATATGGGCGGGATCATGAGGGAGCTGGGCGGCGGCGGACATCCCGGCGCCGGATCGGCCATGTTGAAATCCATTGAGCCCGACGCTGTTGCGCGAATAATAAAGGATTCGATCCAGGGGCACCAGCAAACGGCTATCAAAATAAGCGATTTAATGTCTTTTCCGGTACTGTCGGTCTCATCGGAAACCAGTATGCGGGAGGTGGCATTGATTTTGCGTGAAAAGGGTTGTACGGGCGTACCGGTTGTGGATGCGGGCAGACTGGCGGGAATTATTTCCCGGCGTGATTTTCGGAAAATAAGAAAAGATGATCAGTTGACCGCACCGGTTAAGGCATTTATGAGTAAAAAAATTATTACGACGGAACCTGCCAATAACCCGATGGAGGCGATCCGCCTGATGGTAAAACACGATATCGGCCGGCTTCCGGTGTTGGAAAACGGGCGCATCATCGGCATTATTACCCGTTCCGATGCCATGCGCTACTTCTATGATCTGTTGCCGGATTAA
- a CDS encoding alpha/beta fold hydrolase, with protein MRLCFLHGLDSSPQGTKSRLLKTHYPDSLIPSLPPDIDARTRIVERVIEEPTIVIGSSLGGLTALMFALMHPELIAALVLLAPAVGCRDESIFTKEQKLMLESLYVPASIPTVIIAGIRDEVIPIASIRALVQRSPAPQRIQLHEVDDDHNLHRSLDLMLDAIERI; from the coding sequence ATGCGGTTATGTTTTCTACATGGACTTGACAGCAGCCCCCAGGGAACCAAATCCCGGCTTCTCAAAACCCATTATCCCGACAGTTTGATCCCTTCTCTGCCGCCGGATATAGATGCAAGGACCCGGATTGTTGAACGGGTCATTGAAGAGCCGACGATCGTCATCGGTTCTTCCCTGGGCGGGTTGACGGCCCTGATGTTCGCGTTGATGCATCCCGAGTTGATTGCCGCCCTGGTTCTGCTGGCGCCTGCCGTGGGCTGCCGCGATGAAAGTATTTTTACGAAAGAGCAGAAACTGATGCTTGAATCACTCTATGTGCCGGCGTCAATTCCAACCGTTATTATCGCAGGGATTAGGGATGAGGTCATCCCGATTGCCTCGATTCGCGCTTTGGTTCAACGCTCGCCGGCCCCCCAGCGGATTCAGCTGCATGAAGTTGACGACGATCACAATTTACATCGGTCCCTGGACTTGATGCTTGATGCAATTGAGCGGATTTGA
- a CDS encoding cyclophilin-like fold protein has translation MRKILISAGEITATAVLKENPTADAVWKALPLESRANTWGDEIYFGIPVEIKEADGASDVVNKGELAYWPPGKAFCIFFGRTPASRADEIRAASAVNVFGSVEGDATIFKKVPHDAMVKVSKAEG, from the coding sequence ATGCGTAAAATTCTTATTTCCGCAGGTGAAATCACCGCAACGGCCGTGCTGAAGGAAAATCCCACCGCCGATGCCGTTTGGAAGGCGTTACCCCTGGAATCCCGTGCTAACACCTGGGGTGATGAAATCTACTTTGGCATCCCGGTTGAGATAAAAGAAGCGGATGGTGCCAGTGATGTCGTCAACAAGGGAGAGTTGGCCTACTGGCCCCCCGGGAAGGCGTTTTGTATTTTTTTCGGTCGAACCCCCGCCAGCCGCGCCGATGAGATCCGCGCCGCCAGCGCGGTCAATGTGTTTGGATCAGTGGAGGGAGACGCGACCATTTTCAAAAAAGTGCCCCATGACGCGATGGTAAAGGTAAGCAAAGCGGAAGGCTGA